The Chloroflexota bacterium genome window below encodes:
- a CDS encoding lmo0937 family membrane protein — protein MLWTIFVIVLVLWLLGIIGSIGGAFIHLLLLVAGAVLVFELLSGRRAV, from the coding sequence ATGCTCTGGACGATTTTTGTCATCGTGCTCGTGCTCTGGCTTCTCGGAATCATCGGGTCGATCGGCGGAGCCTTCATCCACCTGCTCCTGCTGGTGGCTGGCGCGGTTCTCGTCTTCGAACTCCTATCCGGCCGCCGGGCGGTCTGA
- a CDS encoding PQQ-dependent sugar dehydrogenase has product MPRYVAVLAVLVLLLVACDTSDADPSDTTPESASDPQATASQAAADGPQMTDESLGVEVAVGGLTEPTGMAFIGEDDFLLTEKRTGEVHRVTGGELGEPVLDLAVNFFDERGLLGIAVHPDFSASGYVYLYWTSSGKGEGDGGLLGPDTDEEFALPELGNRVDRFVWDGEALTWDRNIVEMRSNTLETDTSDRIRGNHDAGPLVFGPDGTLFIVNGDQNLRGELQNIEGQGGLDPANWTGVVLRVNDDGSIPQDNPFADAAADLDGPAAENLARIWAYGIRNSFGLAVHPTTGELWQTENGDDSWDEVNILPAGANSGWWQIMGPTARFDEYREMEVASEDGTDVAEYPPDQLAESADAALERLVEYPGSTFVEPVFAWRHPPAVTSIGFVTDGALGETSQNTAWLGTVLTDSLLRYPLNDDGSGFAFGDDDGLADGVDDNATKGDLGESADYVAGTGFGIVTHIVTGPDGLLYVVNLGGGEVYRIGPAGDVGGAGASAAASASPATGDDVVEITVGTDTGTANEFDPVEVSVPAGANVRLVFENRSDAVPHNLTFAGPIEAATATTVPPGESETVEFTAPRDPGEYTFVCTLHPGMEGVLIVEG; this is encoded by the coding sequence ATGCCTCGCTACGTGGCCGTTCTGGCTGTCTTAGTCCTGCTCCTCGTCGCATGCGACACCAGCGACGCCGATCCATCCGACACCACGCCCGAGTCCGCAAGCGATCCACAGGCGACCGCAAGCCAGGCGGCCGCTGATGGCCCCCAGATGACGGACGAGTCGCTTGGAGTGGAGGTCGCGGTTGGTGGCCTTACGGAGCCGACTGGAATGGCCTTCATTGGAGAGGACGATTTCCTCCTGACGGAGAAGCGCACCGGCGAGGTCCACCGTGTCACCGGAGGCGAGCTTGGGGAGCCGGTGCTGGATCTGGCTGTGAACTTCTTCGACGAGCGCGGACTGCTCGGCATCGCCGTCCATCCAGACTTCAGCGCGAGCGGGTACGTGTACCTCTACTGGACGTCCAGCGGAAAGGGCGAAGGCGACGGGGGCCTGCTTGGTCCCGACACCGACGAGGAGTTCGCGTTGCCCGAGCTCGGGAACCGCGTCGACCGGTTCGTGTGGGACGGTGAGGCCCTGACGTGGGACCGAAACATCGTTGAGATGCGGAGCAACACCCTCGAGACCGATACCTCAGACCGCATTCGCGGCAATCACGACGCCGGACCGCTGGTGTTCGGGCCTGACGGCACGCTCTTCATCGTGAACGGCGATCAGAACCTGCGAGGCGAGCTGCAGAACATCGAGGGTCAAGGCGGCCTGGATCCCGCGAACTGGACTGGCGTCGTCCTGAGGGTCAACGATGACGGTTCCATCCCGCAGGACAACCCCTTCGCGGATGCCGCTGCCGATCTCGACGGTCCCGCGGCGGAGAATCTCGCCAGGATTTGGGCGTACGGCATTCGCAACAGCTTCGGACTTGCCGTGCATCCCACGACAGGCGAGCTTTGGCAGACCGAGAACGGCGACGACAGCTGGGACGAGGTGAACATCCTGCCCGCTGGCGCGAACTCGGGCTGGTGGCAAATCATGGGGCCGACCGCCCGCTTCGACGAGTACCGCGAGATGGAGGTCGCGTCCGAGGACGGCACCGACGTGGCGGAGTACCCGCCCGACCAGCTCGCCGAGTCGGCGGACGCCGCGCTTGAGCGACTCGTCGAGTACCCGGGCAGCACGTTCGTCGAGCCGGTCTTCGCATGGCGACATCCGCCGGCAGTCACCTCCATCGGCTTCGTGACCGACGGTGCGCTCGGGGAGACCTCCCAGAACACAGCGTGGCTCGGCACCGTTCTCACCGACTCGCTCCTCCGCTATCCACTAAACGACGACGGCTCGGGCTTCGCCTTCGGCGACGACGACGGATTGGCAGACGGCGTCGATGACAACGCCACCAAGGGGGACCTGGGGGAGAGCGCCGACTACGTTGCCGGCACTGGATTTGGGATCGTCACGCACATCGTCACGGGGCCCGACGGCCTGCTGTACGTGGTGAACCTCGGGGGCGGCGAGGTGTACCGGATCGGACCCGCGGGAGACGTCGGCGGGGCGGGCGCCTCCGCTGCCGCTTCGGCGAGCCCTGCGACCGGCGACGACGTGGTCGAGATCACGGTCGGGACCGATACGGGCACGGCGAACGAGTTCGACCCGGTCGAGGTCAGCGTGCCGGCCGGCGCAAACGTCCGGCTCGTCTTCGAGAACCGATCGGACGCCGTTCCTCACAACCTCACGTTCGCAGGCCCGATCGAAGCGGCGACCGCGACGACCGTACCGCCCGGGGAGAGTGAGACGGTCGAGTTCACGGCGCCGAGGGACCCCGGCGAGTATACGTTCGTGTGCACGCTCCATCCCGGCATGGAGGGCGTACTCATCGTCGAGGGCTGA